In the genome of Xanthobacteraceae bacterium, one region contains:
- a CDS encoding L,D-transpeptidase, with protein sequence MVLAQLQGPYVVPAPRYITHPNGDKPVRNQRRQRTQQFDAELEQPEPQPRQQRQAQRERDREERYYEAQQPRGNLGGGFIEFLVTGNSGQRYQQHPQPRREQNYYYAPRTDYVQQQREQEPLYVTRTDPLAQPPRSPVFDPRYERKEVEYKTEHPAGTIIIDTKTRYLYYVLGNGRAVRYGVGVGRPGFEWAGVKTVTAMKEWPDWRPPKEMRQRQPHLPEFMPGGPKNPLGARALYLGSSLYRIHGSNEPHTIGSAVSSGCIRMRNQDVIDLYERVKVGTKVFVI encoded by the coding sequence ATGGTGCTTGCGCAGTTGCAGGGACCGTATGTCGTGCCCGCGCCGCGCTACATCACGCACCCGAACGGCGACAAGCCCGTGCGCAACCAGCGCCGCCAGCGCACGCAGCAGTTCGATGCCGAACTGGAGCAGCCCGAACCGCAGCCGCGCCAGCAGCGGCAGGCGCAGCGCGAACGTGACCGCGAGGAGCGCTACTACGAAGCGCAGCAGCCGCGCGGCAATCTCGGCGGTGGCTTCATCGAGTTTCTCGTGACCGGCAATAGCGGCCAGCGCTACCAGCAGCATCCGCAGCCGCGCCGTGAGCAGAACTATTACTATGCGCCGCGCACGGATTACGTGCAGCAGCAACGCGAGCAGGAGCCGCTCTACGTCACGCGCACCGATCCGCTGGCGCAGCCGCCGCGCTCGCCGGTGTTCGACCCGCGCTACGAGCGCAAGGAAGTCGAGTACAAGACGGAACACCCCGCGGGCACGATCATCATCGATACCAAGACGCGCTACCTATACTACGTGCTCGGCAACGGGCGCGCAGTGCGTTACGGCGTCGGTGTCGGACGTCCCGGCTTCGAATGGGCCGGCGTGAAGACTGTCACCGCAATGAAAGAGTGGCCGGACTGGCGCCCGCCGAAGGAAATGCGCCAGCGCCAGCCGCACCTGCCGGAGTTCATGCCCGGCGGTCCGAAAAATCCGCTCGGCGCGCGAGCGCTCTATCTCGGTTCGTCGCTCTACCGCATCCACGGCTCAAACGAGCCGCATACCATCGGCAGCGCCGTTTCTTCCGGCTGCATTCGGATGCGCAACCAGGACGTGATCGACCTCTACGAGCGCGTGAAGGTCGGGACCAAGGTATTCGTGATCTGA
- the glcF gene encoding glycolate oxidase subunit GlcF, with protein sequence MQTHFSLAQLADPKIAEADKVLRACVHCGFCTATCPTYVLLGDEADSPRGRIYLMKQMLEQDRPATKHDVKHIDRCLSCLSCMTTCPSGVHYMHLVDHSRDHIERTYRRPIGDKLIRWMLRFLMPHPKRFRAAMRLANLTRWTAPLAEALGMKRIPAMLKLAPRSLPKGSSGLVHIHPQFGEKRGRVVLMSGCVDQVVRPEIRESAIRLLNRSGIEVILPEGEACCGSLSHHMGKEHEALDFVRNNVDVWNREIENGGLDAILITASGCGTTVKDYGFMLRTDEAYREKAAKVSALARDISEYLVTLDLPKPEEKRIPLAYHSACSMQHGQKITRHPKDLLSRAGFEVREVPEGHLCCGSAGTYNMLQPEIAGRLRDRKVANIRTTGAGLIATGNVGCMVQIGSGLDWPVLHTVELLDWATGGPKPSALARWNPPDALWHNPATSIPREKADGPREEIKA encoded by the coding sequence ATGCAGACGCATTTCTCGCTTGCGCAACTGGCCGACCCGAAAATAGCGGAAGCCGACAAGGTTCTGCGCGCCTGCGTCCATTGCGGTTTTTGCACCGCGACATGCCCGACCTACGTTTTGCTCGGCGACGAAGCCGACAGTCCGCGCGGCCGCATCTACCTGATGAAGCAGATGCTGGAGCAGGATCGTCCCGCGACGAAGCACGACGTCAAGCACATCGACCGTTGCCTTTCGTGCCTGTCTTGCATGACCACTTGCCCCTCTGGCGTGCATTACATGCACCTCGTCGATCATTCGCGCGATCATATCGAGAGAACCTACCGTCGCCCCATCGGGGATAAGCTGATTCGCTGGATGCTGCGTTTCCTGATGCCCCATCCGAAGCGCTTCCGCGCGGCGATGCGGCTTGCAAATCTCACGCGCTGGACCGCACCGCTCGCGGAGGCGCTCGGCATGAAGCGAATTCCTGCGATGTTGAAGCTCGCTCCGCGCAGCCTGCCCAAAGGCTCGTCGGGCCTCGTGCATATCCATCCGCAGTTCGGCGAGAAGCGCGGGCGTGTCGTGTTGATGTCCGGCTGCGTCGATCAGGTGGTGCGCCCGGAAATTCGCGAGAGCGCGATCCGGCTGCTGAACCGCTCCGGCATCGAAGTGATCCTGCCGGAAGGCGAGGCCTGTTGCGGCTCGCTCTCGCATCACATGGGCAAGGAACACGAGGCGCTCGATTTCGTGCGCAACAATGTCGATGTCTGGAACCGCGAGATCGAGAATGGCGGGCTGGACGCCATCCTGATTACCGCTTCCGGCTGCGGGACCACGGTGAAGGACTACGGCTTTATGCTCCGCACCGACGAGGCCTATCGCGAGAAGGCGGCGAAAGTTTCGGCGCTGGCCCGGGATATCTCCGAGTATCTCGTGACCCTCGACCTGCCGAAACCGGAAGAAAAGCGTATCCCGCTCGCCTATCACTCCGCCTGCTCGATGCAGCACGGCCAGAAGATCACCCGCCATCCGAAAGATTTGCTCTCGCGCGCCGGGTTCGAGGTTCGGGAAGTTCCCGAAGGCCATCTCTGCTGCGGTTCGGCCGGCACCTACAATATGTTGCAGCCCGAAATCGCGGGCCGTTTGCGGGACCGCAAGGTCGCGAATATCCGCACCACCGGCGCGGGTTTGATCGCAACCGGCAACGTCGGCTGCATGGTCCAGATCGGCTCCGGCCTCGATTGGCCGGTTCTGCACACTGTAGAACTGCTGGATTGGGCCACCGGCGGCCCAAAACCTTCTGCGTTAGCCCGCTGGAATCCCCCGGATGCTTTGTGGCATAACCCCGCCACTTCAATTCCCAGGGAGAAGGCCGATGGCCCTCGCGAAGAAATCAAAGCGTAA
- a CDS encoding iron-sulfur cluster-binding protein has protein sequence MTQPVNSPYFKENARKALDDAFLQKALARSEKGFIERRKGAVERLPEYDALRDSARDLKDHILAHLDLYLEEYEKNVIASGGHVHWAANAEEANEIILGICKRLNAKTVAKGKSMISEETGLNACLEQNGIRPVETDLGEYIIQLRGETPSHLIAPALHVTKEQIEADFRRVHTDLPPERNLDEPTSLLAEARAMLRDTFLSVDVGITGANFLIAETGSSVIVTNEGNGDLTQTLAKCHIVITSIEKVVPTREDAATFLRLLARTASGMDLSVYTTFSTGARRPGDPDGPQEYHVVLLDNGRSNMLGGKFQEMLRCIRCGACMNHCPVFHAVGGHAYGWVYPGPMGAVLTPSLVGVEKGGQLPNASTFCGRCEAVCPVRIPLPKLMRHWREREFERHLQPAAMRYGLGFWAYFAKRPALYRVATALAARLLRLFGGKGRFRALPLAGGWTRHRDFPAPQGSTFQSQWKNRRRPS, from the coding sequence ATGACGCAGCCGGTCAATTCTCCTTATTTCAAAGAGAATGCGCGAAAAGCGCTGGACGATGCGTTCCTGCAGAAAGCGCTGGCGCGTTCCGAGAAAGGCTTCATCGAGCGCCGCAAGGGTGCGGTGGAGCGGTTGCCGGAATACGACGCGCTCCGCGACAGCGCGCGCGACCTGAAAGATCACATCCTCGCGCATCTCGATCTGTATCTGGAGGAATACGAGAAGAACGTAATCGCGTCCGGCGGCCACGTGCACTGGGCTGCGAACGCGGAGGAAGCGAACGAGATCATCCTCGGCATTTGCAAGCGCCTGAACGCGAAGACGGTCGCGAAGGGCAAGTCGATGATTTCGGAAGAGACGGGATTGAACGCCTGTCTCGAACAGAACGGCATCCGGCCGGTCGAGACCGATCTTGGCGAATACATCATCCAGCTTCGCGGCGAGACCCCCTCGCACCTGATCGCGCCCGCGCTGCATGTCACGAAAGAGCAGATCGAAGCCGACTTCCGCCGCGTTCACACCGATCTTCCGCCGGAACGCAACCTCGACGAGCCGACCTCGCTGCTGGCCGAAGCCCGCGCCATGCTGCGCGACACTTTCTTGAGCGTCGATGTCGGTATCACCGGCGCGAATTTCCTGATCGCGGAAACCGGCTCGTCGGTGATCGTCACCAACGAGGGCAATGGCGATCTCACCCAGACGCTCGCGAAGTGCCACATCGTGATCACCAGCATCGAGAAGGTGGTGCCGACGCGCGAGGATGCGGCAACTTTCCTGCGCCTGCTTGCCCGCACGGCGTCGGGAATGGATCTCTCGGTCTATACGACCTTCTCGACCGGCGCGCGCCGCCCCGGCGATCCCGACGGGCCGCAGGAATATCATGTGGTGCTGCTCGATAACGGACGCTCGAACATGCTGGGCGGCAAGTTTCAGGAAATGCTCCGCTGCATCCGTTGCGGCGCGTGCATGAACCACTGTCCGGTGTTTCATGCGGTGGGCGGCCATGCCTATGGCTGGGTCTATCCGGGTCCGATGGGCGCGGTGCTGACGCCGTCGCTGGTCGGGGTAGAGAAGGGCGGCCAGCTTCCTAACGCCTCGACCTTCTGCGGGCGCTGCGAGGCAGTGTGCCCGGTGCGAATTCCGCTGCCCAAACTCATGCGCCACTGGCGCGAGCGCGAGTTCGAGCGGCACTTGCAGCCTGCCGCCATGCGCTACGGCCTCGGCTTCTGGGCTTATTTCGCTAAGCGTCCCGCGTTGTATCGGGTGGCAACCGCCTTGGCGGCGCGCTTGCTGCGCCTGTTCGGCGGCAAGGGCCGCTTCCGCGCGCTTCCGCTCGCAGGCGGCTGGACCCGGCATCGCGATTTCCCTGCGCCGCAAGGATCAACCTTCCAGTCGCAATGGAAAAACCGGCGGCGCCCCTCATGA
- a CDS encoding ABC transporter ATP-binding protein/permease, with product MAQDRQLSDEQARKKYLIRRFLEAAGGFWGKHGDRMAWWLAALLLAIVAGQVYIQYQINVWNRAIFDALEQKNAGVVAWQALIFVPLALASIAFAVAIVYARVETQLRWREWVTNYLTDRWLANGRYFHLNLMDGDHKNPEYRISEDVRIATEAPVDFTVGVASAFLSAATFVGVLWFVGGDLSFDWGGTRITVPGFLVIAAVLYAVTASTVMVFIGRKYVAASEGKAQSEAEMRYALTRLRENGESIALIEGEREEKEGLSAILTDVLRRWREVRTQYMKTTIVAQSSFLIAPVIPVILCAPKYLATEMSLGQVIQAASAFVTVQTAFNWIVDNYPRLADWTASARRASSLIVALDGLESFENDKNARRINVIESSDGPALTLHMVSVALDDGTGVVKDAEVSVAPGERVLIVGESGSGKSTLLRAIAGLWPWGGGEIRIAKGARMSFLPQRPYVPSGSLLRAAAYPMDEKEVNKDEVVQALTDVDLADHIDRLEEQNEPWDQTLSGGEKQRLAFARILIHKPDIVILDEATSALDTVSQEKLMNLIHERYPEMTIVSVGHRPELEEFHDRKLVLELDKGGAKIAKDIDIDTVARRGFFFFRRLFRKNAATEGSDEP from the coding sequence ATGGCGCAAGACCGTCAGCTATCCGACGAACAGGCCCGTAAAAAGTATCTGATCCGCCGCTTTCTGGAAGCCGCAGGAGGCTTCTGGGGCAAGCACGGCGACCGCATGGCGTGGTGGCTGGCCGCGCTGCTGCTCGCGATCGTCGCGGGGCAGGTCTACATCCAGTACCAGATCAACGTATGGAATCGCGCGATCTTCGACGCGCTGGAGCAGAAGAACGCCGGCGTCGTCGCATGGCAGGCGCTGATCTTCGTGCCGCTGGCGCTCGCCTCCATCGCGTTCGCGGTGGCGATCGTCTACGCGCGCGTGGAAACGCAGTTGCGCTGGCGCGAGTGGGTCACGAACTATCTGACCGACCGCTGGCTGGCGAACGGGCGTTACTTCCATCTCAATCTGATGGATGGCGACCACAAGAATCCCGAATACCGCATTTCCGAAGACGTCCGCATCGCGACCGAAGCGCCGGTCGATTTTACGGTGGGCGTGGCGTCCGCTTTCCTGTCGGCTGCGACCTTCGTCGGCGTGCTGTGGTTCGTCGGCGGCGATCTTTCCTTCGACTGGGGCGGCACACGGATCACCGTTCCCGGTTTTCTGGTGATTGCGGCGGTGCTCTATGCCGTAACCGCAAGCACGGTGATGGTCTTCATCGGCCGCAAATACGTCGCGGCGAGCGAAGGCAAGGCGCAATCGGAAGCGGAGATGCGCTACGCCCTCACGCGGCTTCGCGAGAACGGCGAGAGCATCGCGCTGATCGAGGGAGAGCGCGAGGAAAAAGAAGGTCTTTCCGCGATCCTCACCGACGTGCTGCGCCGCTGGCGCGAGGTGCGCACGCAATACATGAAAACCACCATCGTCGCGCAGTCGAGTTTCCTGATCGCGCCGGTGATTCCGGTCATTCTTTGCGCGCCGAAATATCTGGCTACCGAAATGTCGCTGGGGCAGGTGATTCAGGCGGCTTCCGCTTTCGTCACCGTACAGACGGCGTTCAACTGGATCGTCGATAACTATCCCCGCCTCGCCGACTGGACCGCGAGCGCGCGCCGCGCGTCTTCGCTGATCGTGGCGCTCGATGGTCTGGAGAGTTTCGAGAACGACAAGAACGCCCGCCGCATCAACGTAATCGAGAGCAGCGACGGCCCCGCGCTCACCCTCCACATGGTGTCGGTCGCGCTGGATGACGGTACCGGCGTCGTAAAGGACGCGGAGGTCTCGGTTGCGCCGGGTGAGCGCGTACTGATCGTCGGCGAGTCCGGTTCGGGCAAGAGTACGCTGCTGCGCGCCATTGCGGGTCTGTGGCCGTGGGGCGGCGGGGAAATCCGCATCGCAAAGGGTGCAAGGATGAGCTTCCTGCCGCAGCGGCCCTACGTGCCGTCAGGCTCTCTGCTGCGCGCCGCCGCGTATCCGATGGACGAAAAGGAAGTGAACAAGGATGAGGTGGTGCAGGCGCTCACGGATGTCGATCTGGCCGACCACATCGACCGCCTCGAAGAGCAGAACGAGCCGTGGGACCAGACACTTTCCGGCGGCGAAAAGCAGCGGCTCGCTTTTGCCCGCATCCTGATCCACAAGCCCGACATCGTGATTCTAGATGAAGCCACTTCCGCACTCGATACCGTCAGCCAGGAAAAGCTGATGAACCTGATCCACGAGCGCTATCCGGAAATGACCATCGTCAGCGTCGGTCATCGTCCGGAACTGGAGGAGTTTCACGACCGCAAGCTTGTCCTCGAGTTGGACAAGGGCGGGGCGAAGATCGCGAAGGATATCGACATCGATACGGTAGCGCGGCGAGGCTTTTTCTTCTTCCGGCGGTTATTTCGCAAGAACGCCGCCACCGAAGGCAGCGACGAACCGTAG
- a CDS encoding FAD-binding protein: protein MPAPDREVIDRREKIVAALREIVPGDGVIANEIAMRPYESDGVTAYKQLPMVVVLPETTAQVSAVLKYCHAEGIKVVPRGAGTSLSGGALPLADGVLLGMGKFNKVLDIDYANRAVVAQPGVTNLGITKAVEGKGFYYAPDPSSQIACTIGGNVGENSGGVHCLKYGLTTNNVLGVEMVLITGEVVRFGGKHLDAEGYDFLSLIIGSEGLLGVVTEVTVRILKKPETARALLVGFSTSEAAGDCVARTIGAGIIPGGMEMMDRPAIKAAEDFVKAGYPLDVEALLIVELDGPEAEVDHLIEQVSAIAKDCGAGEIRISTNEEERLKFWAGRKAAFPAVGRISPDYLCMDGTIPRAKLPLVLARMREMSEKYGLLVANVFHAGDGNLHPLILYDANKEGELKRAEEFGSDILRLCVEVGGVLTGEHGVGVEKRDLMPAMFSKVDLDQQLRVKCAFDDKGLLNPGKVFPELHRCAEMGRMHVHAGKTAFPDLPRF from the coding sequence ATGCCCGCTCCCGACCGGGAGGTAATTGATCGCCGCGAGAAGATCGTCGCGGCGCTGCGGGAAATCGTGCCGGGCGACGGGGTCATCGCGAACGAGATCGCGATGCGGCCCTATGAGTCCGATGGCGTGACCGCCTACAAGCAGCTTCCGATGGTCGTGGTGCTTCCCGAAACCACCGCGCAGGTCTCGGCGGTCCTGAAATACTGCCATGCCGAAGGCATCAAGGTCGTACCGCGCGGTGCGGGCACGTCGCTTTCCGGCGGCGCGCTGCCGCTGGCCGATGGCGTGCTGCTCGGCATGGGCAAGTTCAACAAGGTACTCGACATCGACTATGCCAACCGCGCGGTCGTCGCCCAGCCCGGCGTCACCAACCTCGGCATCACCAAGGCGGTGGAAGGCAAGGGCTTCTATTACGCGCCCGATCCCTCGTCGCAAATCGCCTGCACCATTGGCGGCAATGTCGGCGAGAACTCCGGCGGCGTGCATTGCCTGAAATACGGCCTCACCACGAACAACGTGCTCGGCGTGGAGATGGTGCTGATCACGGGCGAGGTGGTCCGTTTCGGCGGCAAGCACCTCGACGCCGAAGGCTACGATTTCCTGAGCCTCATCATCGGCTCGGAAGGGCTGCTTGGTGTCGTGACCGAAGTCACCGTGCGCATCCTGAAGAAGCCGGAGACGGCGCGCGCATTGCTCGTCGGCTTCTCGACTTCCGAGGCGGCGGGCGACTGCGTCGCGCGCACCATCGGCGCCGGGATCATCCCCGGCGGCATGGAAATGATGGATCGACCGGCGATCAAGGCGGCGGAAGATTTCGTGAAGGCGGGTTACCCGCTCGATGTCGAGGCGCTGCTCATCGTCGAACTCGACGGGCCGGAAGCGGAGGTCGATCACCTGATCGAACAGGTTTCGGCAATCGCGAAAGATTGCGGCGCAGGCGAAATCCGCATTTCCACCAACGAGGAAGAACGCCTGAAATTCTGGGCCGGACGCAAGGCGGCATTCCCCGCGGTCGGCCGCATTTCGCCGGACTATCTCTGCATGGACGGCACCATTCCGCGCGCGAAGTTGCCGCTGGTGCTGGCGCGGATGCGCGAGATGTCGGAAAAATACGGGCTGCTGGTCGCGAACGTGTTTCATGCCGGCGACGGCAACCTGCACCCGCTCATTCTCTATGATGCGAACAAGGAAGGCGAACTGAAGCGCGCCGAGGAATTCGGCAGCGATATTCTGCGCCTGTGTGTCGAGGTCGGCGGCGTGCTGACCGGCGAGCATGGCGTCGGCGTGGAAAAGCGCGACCTGATGCCCGCGATGTTTAGTAAAGTAGACCTCGACCAGCAACTTCGCGTGAAGTGCGCCTTCGACGACAAGGGCCTGCTCAATCCCGGCAAGGTCTTTCCCGAACTGCATCGTTGCGCCGAGATGGGCCGGATGCATGTCCACGCGGGCAAGACCGCATTCCCCGACCTGCCGCGCTTCTGA
- the aceB gene encoding malate synthase A: protein MALAKKSKRKGKAKTARAAAKKTKKTKKPAKKVASKKPLTKGKLAGKQKVKTSAKVTKGASYRVGGASIHAARGPRFDEILTKEALAFVADLHKRFEKKRRELMQRRTQRQARFDKGELPDFLNETRKIRESDWKIGKLPKDLLDRRVEITGPVDRKMVVNALNSGAEVFMADFEDACSPSWENLIDGQINLKDRWEGKIDFTDPTTKKEYKLSSKPATLLVRPRGWHLMEDHVMVGGQPVSGALFDFALYFFHCGQRARAAGSGPYFYLPKLESHLEAKLWNDVFVYAQKKLKMPKGTIKATILIETLPAAFEMDEILYVLRDHIAGLNCGRWDYIFSFIKRLGKNKRFLTPDRGVMTMDRAFLRAYSLLLIRTCHRRGAFAMGGMAAQIPVRNDPVKNESAFAKVRQDKEREAGDGHDGTWVAHPDLVPIAAEVFNRLMKTPNQLDKLRRDVQVTRDQLLEMHSGERTEDGLRQNIRVGIQYIEAWLRGRGAVPLYHLMEDAATAEISRAQVWQWLYHRAKLADGREVTAELFEEVLRDEMAKVRAAITPAVYDQGRFAEAIKLFRDMSLAHDFEEFLTLPAYKLITSKKPSNANSCPV, encoded by the coding sequence ATGGCCCTCGCGAAGAAATCAAAGCGTAAGGGCAAGGCTAAAACCGCCCGCGCCGCTGCCAAGAAGACCAAAAAGACCAAGAAGCCTGCGAAGAAGGTGGCAAGCAAAAAGCCGCTGACCAAGGGCAAGCTGGCCGGCAAGCAGAAGGTCAAGACTTCGGCGAAGGTCACCAAGGGCGCCTCCTATCGCGTTGGCGGTGCGTCCATCCATGCCGCGCGCGGCCCGCGCTTCGACGAAATCCTCACGAAAGAAGCGCTCGCCTTCGTCGCGGACCTGCACAAGCGCTTCGAGAAGAAGCGCCGCGAACTCATGCAGCGCCGCACGCAGCGTCAGGCCCGCTTCGACAAGGGCGAGCTGCCCGACTTCCTGAACGAAACCCGCAAAATCCGCGAAAGCGACTGGAAGATCGGCAAGCTGCCGAAAGACCTGCTCGACCGCCGCGTCGAAATCACCGGCCCGGTCGATCGCAAGATGGTCGTCAACGCGCTGAACTCCGGCGCGGAAGTTTTCATGGCGGACTTCGAGGACGCCTGCTCGCCGAGCTGGGAAAACCTGATCGACGGTCAGATCAACCTGAAGGACCGCTGGGAAGGCAAGATCGACTTCACCGATCCCACCACGAAGAAAGAATACAAGCTCTCCTCGAAGCCCGCGACGCTTCTGGTGCGCCCGCGCGGTTGGCACCTGATGGAAGATCACGTCATGGTCGGCGGTCAGCCGGTCTCCGGCGCGCTGTTCGATTTTGCGCTTTATTTCTTCCATTGTGGCCAGAGGGCGCGCGCCGCCGGTTCCGGCCCGTACTTCTATCTGCCGAAGCTGGAGAGCCATCTGGAGGCGAAGCTCTGGAACGACGTCTTCGTCTACGCGCAGAAGAAGCTGAAAATGCCGAAGGGTACGATCAAGGCCACCATCCTGATCGAAACGTTGCCCGCCGCCTTCGAAATGGACGAAATCCTCTATGTCCTGCGCGATCACATCGCGGGCCTGAACTGCGGCCGCTGGGACTACATCTTCTCGTTCATCAAGCGCCTCGGCAAGAACAAGCGATTCCTCACGCCGGATCGCGGCGTGATGACGATGGACCGCGCGTTCCTGCGCGCCTATTCGCTGCTGCTGATCCGCACCTGCCACCGCCGCGGCGCGTTCGCGATGGGCGGCATGGCCGCGCAGATTCCGGTGCGCAACGATCCGGTGAAGAACGAGTCGGCATTTGCCAAGGTGCGGCAGGACAAGGAACGCGAGGCCGGTGACGGCCACGACGGCACCTGGGTCGCGCATCCCGATCTCGTCCCGATCGCGGCTGAAGTGTTCAACCGCTTGATGAAGACGCCGAACCAGCTCGATAAACTGCGCCGCGACGTGCAGGTCACGCGCGACCAGTTGCTGGAGATGCATTCCGGCGAGCGTACCGAGGACGGCCTGCGCCAGAACATCCGCGTCGGCATCCAGTATATCGAAGCCTGGTTGCGCGGACGCGGCGCGGTGCCGCTCTATCACCTCATGGAAGACGCCGCGACCGCCGAGATCAGCCGTGCGCAGGTCTGGCAGTGGCTCTATCACCGCGCCAAGCTCGCCGATGGCCGCGAGGTGACTGCGGAATTGTTCGAAGAAGTGCTGCGCGACGAGATGGCGAAGGTTCGCGCCGCGATCACGCCCGCCGTCTACGATCAGGGCCGCTTCGCCGAGGCGATCAAGCTGTTCCGCGACATGTCGCTCGCGCACGACTTCGAGGAATTCCTGACGCTTCCGGCGTACAAGCTGATTACGTCGAAGAAGCCGTCGAACGCGAATTCCTGCCCGGTTTAA
- a CDS encoding FAD-binding protein, translated as MTDIVKPRDEADVAEAILWAAGKERRLELIGHGSKREMGRATQTDATLDLSALSGISLYEPEELVLSARAATPLAEIEKALEEKNQELAFEPADYSALLGRSDNTSTLGGAIAAGLSGPRRVKAGGARDFILGVSAVSGRGELFKAGGRVVKNVTGYDLPRLFAGSWGTLAAMTNITLKVLPRAEDCLTVLVFGLTDVRANEAMSAAMGSSCEVSAAAHLPQWPADSVDELKSPGRAVTALRLEGIPQSIAYRRKKLEELLRPFGELGSLDAKTSRAFWKSVRDVRPFADRTRRAVWKISTTPTLAPGIAAGINANVGAICFYDWAGGLIWAEMPGEQPQEGAVRKSLAGRGHATLIRASAAARASASVFEPLDPAAAALARRLKESFDPKGILNPGRMYAEG; from the coding sequence ATGACCGACATCGTAAAACCCCGCGACGAAGCCGACGTCGCCGAAGCGATCTTGTGGGCCGCAGGAAAAGAGCGGCGTCTCGAACTGATCGGGCATGGCTCTAAACGCGAAATGGGCCGCGCCACGCAGACCGACGCGACGCTCGATCTCTCCGCGCTCTCCGGCATCTCGCTCTATGAACCGGAAGAACTGGTGCTTTCCGCGCGCGCGGCAACGCCGCTCGCGGAAATCGAGAAGGCGCTCGAAGAAAAGAACCAGGAGCTTGCCTTCGAACCCGCCGACTACAGTGCATTGCTCGGCAGGAGCGACAACACATCTACCCTCGGCGGTGCGATTGCCGCCGGACTATCGGGACCACGCCGGGTCAAGGCCGGCGGCGCGCGCGACTTCATTCTTGGCGTCTCGGCGGTGTCCGGGCGCGGCGAATTGTTCAAGGCGGGCGGCCGCGTGGTGAAGAACGTTACCGGCTACGACCTGCCGCGTCTGTTCGCGGGTTCATGGGGAACGCTGGCAGCGATGACCAACATCACGCTCAAGGTCCTGCCGCGCGCCGAAGATTGCTTGACGGTGCTGGTGTTCGGCCTGACCGACGTGCGCGCGAATGAAGCGATGTCGGCGGCGATGGGTTCCTCCTGCGAAGTCTCGGCCGCCGCCCACCTGCCGCAATGGCCCGCGGATTCGGTCGACGAATTGAAATCGCCCGGCCGAGCGGTAACCGCGCTGCGGCTCGAAGGCATTCCGCAGTCCATCGCCTACCGGCGCAAGAAGCTCGAAGAACTGCTGCGGCCCTTCGGCGAGCTGGGAAGCCTCGACGCGAAAACCTCTCGTGCGTTCTGGAAAAGCGTACGCGACGTGCGCCCGTTCGCCGACCGGACCCGGCGCGCGGTCTGGAAAATCTCCACGACCCCGACACTCGCGCCCGGCATTGCTGCCGGTATCAACGCCAACGTAGGCGCAATCTGCTTCTACGATTGGGCGGGCGGCCTGATCTGGGCGGAGATGCCGGGCGAACAGCCGCAGGAAGGCGCGGTGCGCAAGTCGCTGGCCGGTCGCGGCCACGCGACCCTGATCCGCGCCTCTGCCGCTGCCCGCGCTTCGGCTTCGGTGTTCGAGCCACTGGACCCGGCCGCAGCCGCGCTTGCGCGCCGGTTGAAAGAGAGCTTCGATCCGAAGGGAATTCTGAACCCCGGCAGGATGTACGCCGAAGGGTAG
- a CDS encoding lactate utilization protein, giving the protein MSGRETILASIRKSLGVSGKEATRRETAAARVQGHPRGIVPARGQKKNEELLALFCAMVENAKASVTVLDSDSGVPAEVARYLRSKNLPHEVRRGADERLSLIPWAKEAALGVSVGTSDGKQLASVSHAFGGVAESGTLVLLSGNDNPTTLNFLPDHHLVVVDEKDIASDYETVWDNIRARFGERGMPRAVNWITGPSRSGDIEQTHLLGAHGPRSLHVLVVRSP; this is encoded by the coding sequence ATGAGCGGACGCGAAACCATCCTCGCTTCTATCCGCAAGTCGCTCGGCGTGAGCGGGAAGGAGGCTACGCGCCGCGAAACCGCTGCCGCCCGCGTCCAAGGCCACCCGCGCGGCATTGTTCCCGCGCGTGGGCAGAAGAAGAACGAAGAACTGCTCGCCCTGTTCTGCGCGATGGTCGAGAACGCGAAGGCGAGCGTAACCGTGCTGGACTCGGATTCCGGCGTTCCGGCGGAAGTGGCGCGCTACTTGCGCTCGAAGAACCTGCCGCATGAGGTGCGCCGCGGTGCCGATGAGCGGCTTTCGCTCATTCCTTGGGCAAAGGAAGCGGCACTTGGCGTCAGTGTTGGTACATCGGACGGCAAACAACTCGCTTCCGTCTCCCATGCGTTCGGTGGTGTCGCCGAGTCCGGCACGCTGGTGCTGCTCTCCGGCAACGACAATCCGACCACGCTCAACTTCCTGCCCGACCATCATCTCGTAGTGGTTGACGAAAAAGATATTGCGAGCGATTACGAAACGGTCTGGGACAACATCCGTGCGCGTTTCGGCGAGCGCGGCATGCCTCGCGCGGTGAACTGGATCACCGGCCCGTCCCGGTCGGGCGACATCGAGCAGACGCATTTGCTAGGCGCACATGGTCCGCGTAGCCTGCACGTGCTGGTGGTTCGAAGCCCCTGA